From the Methanobacterium sp. CWC-01 genome, the window GGACTGGGAAGTAGTGATGATGATATCCGCCTCCTCCAGGACCCGGGGTAGCAGGTGCCGGTTGTAGAAGCTCTGCAGCCCGTTTCTCAGGAAACTCCCTCCACTGTCGGGGGCGTCGGCGTGGTAGGTTAAAACCAGGGGCACCCCCCTCTTACGGGCGTAGAGTAGAGCCGAGTAATCAGCGTAGGGCATGTTGTAGTGGGCGTGGGCCAGGTCCACCCCTACCTTCTGGGGTCCCCGGAGCAGTCCCCAGCTGAAGTTGGCACTGGCCACCCGGAACTGGGTGGCGTAGCGGTGAATGTTCACCCGGTCCAGTTCCACCACACTTCGACTGTCCTGGGCGGTGGTGAACACCTCCACCTGGTGGCCCCGTCGTTCCATCTCCTGGGCCAAGTGGTAGGCGGCCAGTTCGGTGCCGCCATGGGCGTACTCTGCCGCGTACCCGGGCTGATCCACCCGGTCCGGGTAGAGGTAGTGGCTTACGAAGTAACCGATCTTCATGTTAAACCTGTAAAAATAGTTCTAGTCCTCATCATCCTCTTTCTCGCCACTTTCCCCTCCCTGGAGGGCTAACTCCCTGATGAGGTAGTTCATCTGTTCCTCCAAGTTCTCCATCATGTTGAATATCCGGAACAATAGATAGTAGCAGCCGATGAGGCCCAGTATAAGTATGACATCCAGTCCCCGGCCGATACCCGTGGCCAGGGCCAATTGGGAGGTGGCATCGGGGTTGAGGGAGACCAGGATGATGATGATCCACACCCCACTCCACAGGGCCAGCATCCCCAGGGACATTTTACCCTTCCGGAACCGGGACAGGGTGAAGAGGAAGGCCACTACCCCCACCAGGATCCCCAGATATTGATACAAGTGAAACTCCATTTTACTCACCTTACCTTGTTATTTGAACACATCTCTTATTAGTTTAATCAGTATTTTCAGGCCAATCTTGGTGTCAGTACCCTTGGACAGGGAGTAGTCAGTGAAGATGGTAGTTATGGGCACCTCCTCCAGGCGCAGATCATGCCGGAATACTTCGCCCACCATCTCCGAGCAGATGCCGTAGCCACTGCTGTGCAGATCCATCATCCGGACGGCCTGGGGGGTGAAGGCCCGGAAGCCGGACTGGGAGTCCACCACCTGGTGGCCGTAGAAGATGAGGGTGATGAGGTTCATCACCGTGTTCCCGAACTTCTTGTGCAGGGGCATCTTCCTGAAATCCCGGATACCAATCACTGCATCGGCCTGGCCCTCCACCACCGGCCGCACCACCCCGTACAGGTCCTGGGCATGGTGCTGGCCATCGGCGTCGAAGGTCACCAGGGCCCGGGGCCTTAATAAGAGGGCGGCCTGGAGTCCGGTCTGCAGGGTGGCTCCCACTCCCCGGTTCAAAAGATGCCGGTAGAGGTGCACCCGCCCGGGATAGTTCTTCACATATTCCTGGACGATGCGGTGGGTGTCATCCTGGCTGCCGTCATTTACCACCACCAGCTGCACCCCCAGCCGCAACAGATCATCCAGGACCCCGCTTATGGTCTGGTCCTCATTGTAGGCCGGCAGCACCACCACGATGCCCGGGCCGTGTTCCTGGAAGAAAGCATCTGCTGGTGTGGTCCCCTTTTTGGTATCGGTTCTCAACTCAGAATTCACTCCCTATTATTATCAACTCAGAATTCACTCCTTAATATATATAGAATCTCCACTTACCCTCTACCCCTAATACACTTTAATAAATTCACACCCTCCTCTGGGGGGTGAGGAAGTTGTAGATCACCCCACCGGCATAGGCCAAATGCTGCAGGGGCATGAGCAGGAATACCAGAAATGAGTAAATCGTCCGGGTGCGGATTAGAACCTCACCCCAGGCCAGGATGGCATATGCCAGGTACAGTAGGAACGGAATTAAGGATAGATTGCCCAGGAGGAGGTAGAGGGGTAAGAGAAGCACCAGGTAGAGGAGCATGGTCAGGGTTAACAGCACCTTCACCTTAAAGAAGCGGCGGTGCTTGCGCAGGAGGCTGGTCATGTTGAATCCGTAGCGGAACATGTTCCGGGTGAACTGCCCCACCGAGTCGGTTTCCCGGTGGTAAACCCGGGCCTCTGGCACGTATTTGAAGAGATACCCGGCCTGGTGCAGACGGTAGTTGAGTTCATGATCATCGCTGATGACCAGGCTCTCATCGTAGCGGAATTTTTTAATGAGACCCTTCTTGTAGATGGCGTTGTAGTTGGGTATGCTCTCCAGGTAGGGCACCTCCCGCTGGCTGAAGGCCGGGTTACCACCCGAGGCCACCAGGGAGGTGATGAAGGCGTTTATAACCAGTTCCTTCTTATTCTCAGTGGGGGCGATGAGCCGGGGACCCCCGGCACCAGCCACATCCTCCCCACTATCCTCCACGGCCTGGTAGAGGGTGCGCAGCCAATCTGGGGCCACCACACAGTCGGCGTCGGTGTAGGCTATGTACCGGGCCTGAGGGTCGCTGTTATCAATCACCAGGTTCCGGGCGAAGCACAGGCCACTGGAACCGTAGTCCTTCTCATTGTAAACTGCATGTTGCAGGCCGGACTCCTCCAGCACCTGGCGGGCCACCTCCCGGCTCCGGTCCTGGCTGTCACCATCCACCACCAGGATCTCGTACTCCTCCCGGGGGAAGTCCTGATCCACCAGGCTCTTCAGGGTATTGGCCAGATACTCCTCCTCATTACGGGCCACGATACCCACCGTTACACGCATGGTCATGATACTCGGCACTCTCTTTTCTATCGTTCTAGAAGCCGGGCCAGCTCCGCCACCCGGCGTCCCAGGTTCCGGCTGGTCTCCAGACCCGGGTCATCAGATTCAGTGTCCCCCACCGGTCCCCCCATCCCGGCACCACCGTAATGGGCCAGGGGATCCCCATCCCCCACCAGGATGGCGTCCTGTATGAGCAGGTAGTGATGGATGGCCTGGATAGTGGTTTCCTGACCACCATTACGGGAGGCACCCACGGCCAGGGCCCCGCATACCTTATTTTTCAGTTTGAACTCCCTCCGGAGGGGACGGCTGCGGTCCATAAGTATCTTCAACTGACCGGTGACGTTTCCAAAGTACACCGGACTGCCGATGATGATGGCATCGGCTTCCACCATCCTCTCCAGCACCCCGGGCACATCATCGTAGATGGCGCACTCCCCGGTCTCCCGGCAGATGTCACAGGCAATGCAGGGTTCCATCTCCTTATCATGTAAAGTTAAAAGCTCCGTAGCTGCACCTGCCTCCTGGGCAGCTTCCAGGGCTACTTCCACCAGTTTCTGGGTGTTCCCACCAGCGCGGGGGCTGCCCACCATTCCCATGACCTTAACCATTCATCATCACATCCTAACCTAGTTCTTTTATTTAATAATTTTATTAAGGGGTTTATATATAGAGAGACCCAGGATCATGGGATCTAGGACCCACTCTCCCCATCCATTGATTGGAGTTTGATTTTATATGTCCACCGAGTTTTACCCTGCCATCACCCCTCCCCCCCGGGTCCTGGAAGCACTGGCCCACTACTTCCAGGAGGAACGGGAGGGAGACCCCACCGCCCGCCAACGTGCCCAGGTCTTTCTCAGGGACTTTCTGGTGGAAACTGCTGACGGATCCTACACCCTGCCCTCCCAGAGGATAAATGACCAGCAGGAGCACATGCACAGCATCCACGGGGCGGTTACTGAGGCCCGGGAGAAATTCGCCGTCCCCTCTGGATTAGAAGGTCAGGATGAAGTCCGGGTCCTGGACCTGTGCAGTGGCCTGGGCTACAACGCCGCCGCCCTCCTGGAACAGCAGCCGGGCCGGGTGGAAGTGGACCTGGTGGAGTACTCCCCGGAGACCCTGGCTGCCGCCCTCCTCCTGCCGGAGCCCATGCCCAGCCACCAGCTGGTGAAACGGGCCATTGAAGACCACCTGCGGGGGGTGGGATACCTCCGCTACCAGACCCAGCCTCCCCTCCCCGGGAACATTAAGATCAGGGTGCACATCGGCGACGCCCGCCAGCTACTCCCGGAGTTGACACCACCCTACCAGGCGGTGTTCCTGGACCCCTTCAGCCCCAGTAAATCCCCGGAACTGTACAGTGCCGAGTTCCTAGAGCAACTGTCACAACTCCTATCCCCGACGGGCCGTATCCTGACCTACACCTCCGCGGCACCGGTGCGGATGGCCCTGGTTATGGCGGGCCTGGAGCTGGGAGAAGGACCCCGGGTGGGCCGGCGGGGCGGTACCATTGCCTCCCCCACCCGGAGTAAATTGAACCCCCTAAGTGATGATGATGAGCGGATGGTGGCCCTGTCCGATGCCGGAGTACCCTACCGGGATCCGGAGTTACAGGACCACCCCCAGAATATCCTGGAAAGGAGAAAAGAAGAAAGAAAAAGAGCCCGGAACACCAGCCGCCTGGCCTCCACGGTACGTACCCCCCTGTACCTTAACCGGGAGGTGAAGAATCCTAAACTGAAAAGAAGAATAGAAAAACAGATAAACAATGTGGGGCTGGCTGGTCTTAACTCTGAGGAGGCCCGCTACCTGGTTTGCCCCCAGTATGAGCTGTGCATCTGCCACTGTGGCCAGGGAAGGTATCCTGGCTCCCGGGGGAGGATAGTGGAGATGCAACGCCGCCTGGAAGAATTACTCACAGACAGGTAACCTCAACATTTATATGGATTGAATACCCATTTTCTACTGATGTTACGGATTTATTTGAAAATTAAGAAATAAAATCTAATTAATAAGGAAATATAAATTCATATCAAGATTTTTTTTCCATGAAAAAACTTATAAAACCCTGATTTTTATTGACTCACAACTCAGGTGACACGTGTATGAACTTCGAGATTAAGTACAAGGATGCCCGGGCCCGGGTGGGAATCCTCACCACGGACCATGGTAAGATCAGAACCCCGGCCCTGATGCCGGTGGTGCACCCCGGCCGGCAGACCCTGCCGGTAAAGGATTACGGGGCGGAGATAGTAATCACCAACGCCTACCTCATCTACAAGAACGATGAACTCCGAGAACAGGCCTTAAAGGAGGGAGTGCATGGTTTAATTGACTTCCCCGGTCCCATCGTAACCGACAGTGGCTCCTTCCAGCTATCCACCTACGGGGAGGTGGAAGTCACCAACCCGGAGATCATCCAGTTCCAGGAGGCCATCGGCACCGACATCGGCACCAGCCTGGACATCCCCACACCCCCTGACGTCCCCAGGGAAAGGGCGGAACGGGACCTGGAGGTAACCCTGGAACGGGCCCGGGAGTCTCTCCAGGTACGGGAGGATCTGATGATGAACTCGGTGGTGCAGGGCTCCACCTACCCTGATCTGAGAAGCAAGTGTGCCCAGGAATTGGCCGGGATGGACTTCCAGGTACATCCCATCGGGGCGGTGGTCCCCCTCATGGAGTCCTACCGCTACCGGGAACTGGTGGAGGTGGTCATGGCCTCGGTGGAGCACCTGCCTGACTCCCGGCCCCGGCACCTCATGGGCGCCGGCCACCCCATGGTCTTTGCCCTGGCGGTGGCCATGGGCTGTGACCTGTTCGACTCCGCCGCTTACATCCTGTACGCCCAGGATGACCGGTTACTAATGCCCAATGGCACCCATAAACTGGAGAACCTGGTGGAGATGCCCTGCAGCTGCCCGGTGTGCACCGCATACACCCCCACGGATCTGAGGAGCATGGATGGGGAGGAGCGCACCCTGCTATTGGCCCAGCATAACCTGGCCATCAGCTTCGCTGAGATCCGCCAGATCCGCCAGGCCATAGTGGAGGGCAGCCTGTGGGAGCTGGTGGAACAGCGTTGCCGGGCCCATCCCTACCTGTTAGATGCCCTGCGGAGACTGGGAACTTATTCTCCTCTGATAGAGAAGTATGATCCTCCCTACAAGAAGTCAGCCTTCTTCTACTCCGGCACCGAGTCCCTCCGCCGTCCCGAGGTCTACCGCCACTGGGAGAAGGTTAAGAAACTGCCCCGGAAGGAGGCGGTGCTGTTGTTAGCCCCGGTTACCAAGCCCTACTCCCAGAACCTCACCCACTACCTGGGGGTTGGTTACCGGAAGGGAGACTGTGGAGGTGTCATCCAGGGAAAGGTACCCCTGCAACTGGCGGTGGTGGACGTTCCCTTCGGGGTGATACCCCTGGAATTGGATCAGGTCTATCCCCTGGCCCAGAACGAGACCCCCACCATCATGGACCAGGAGGCCCGCCATCAGGTTAAGATGATGGTGGAGGAGTACCTGAAGGGCTTTGAAACCGCACTGGTAGATTGTAAACTGGTTAAAAAGTATCAACTGGACCTGGAGGAACAGGTTACCGTGGTGGATCCTCTATCCCTGGATACGGATGACCTGGAGCGGGTGCGGATGATAGCCGACTACCAGTTCCTGCCTGGAGCCGGAGTGGCCCTCTTTAATGGACCGGTACGGGTGGTGAAGAGTCGTAAAACCGGCAAGATCCGGCACCTCTACCAGGGGGAGGATTTAATCGCCACCCTGCGAGCCAGTGATGGGGTTCTGGTACTGGCGGCCCTGGGGGCCCGGAAACTCCATCAACACCTTCCCTACCCGGTTAACCGGGTAGTGGTTAATGAAGAGGCCGAGCCCTTCGCCCGGGAAGGAAAAAGTATATTTGCTAAATTTGTAATAAATTGTGACATAGATATCCATGCACAGGAAGAAGTGTTAATCGTCAACAGTGAGGATGAACTACTGGCCTTTGGTAAGTCCATTTTAAACGGCCGGGAGATCACCGACTTCCAAACCGGTCAAGCAGTTAAGACGAGAAAAGGAGGACTTTAATGTTACCAGGAGCAGGGATGAACCCTAAACAGATGAAGCAGATGCAGCGGGCCATGAAGCAGATGGGAATGGACATGAAGGATATGAAGGGCGTGGAGGAAGTGGTGATACGCCTGAAGGATAAGGAACTGGTTATTAAAAACCCCAAAGTCAATGTCATGAACTTCATGGGTCAGAACACCTACCAGGTAACTGGTAAGACCAAGGAGCAACTGTTAGAGAAGGAACTGGTCATACCCGATGATGATGTGGACATGGTAGCCACCCAGACCGGAGTCACTAAAGAAGAGGCTCGCCAGGCACTGGAAGAAACCCAGGGCGACCTGGCCGAGGCCATCATGAAGCTGAGTTCCTGAGAGGTTAACCGAACATGGCCTACCTTGCCCATATATCCGATCTGCACGTGGGGTCGGTGGATTTCCGGGAGGAACTACTCCTCCAGGTGGTGGATGATATCAACAGCAGCAACCCCGATGCCACCATCGTCACTGGAGACTTAACCGAGAATGGCTATTACTCCGAGTTCCTGATGGCCGCCGAGTACCTGGACATGATAAACAGTCCCATGCTGGTGGTTCCTGGTAACCACGACGCCCGGCACGTAGGGGACCAAACCTTCCGGGAACTCATCCGGGGCCGGTACAGCACCCTCATACGGGGTATGTACAGCACCCTCCACGTTAAAAGTCAGGATTTGCAGGTTATAGGTCTGGATAGCAGTGAACCAGACCTGGATAATGGTAAGGTAGGAAGAACCCAGGAGAAATGGATGATAGAAGAGTTACACAAGGCCAACGATAGGGGCCTGTACCGGATCATTGCCCTTCACCATCACATCATCCCGGTGCCCCACACCGGAAGGGAGAGAAACGTTTTAAGCGATGCCGGTGACATACTACTATCCATGTGTAGGAATCATGCCAACCTGGTTCTATCCGGCCATAAACACATACCCCACGTGTGGATGGTGGAGGACACCGCCTTCGCCACGGCTGGCACAGTTTCCTCCCTGAAGTTAAGGGGTAAGCAACTGTCCTCCTACAACACGGTGGACATAGATGATGATTATATCGAGATACTGTTGAACAGCGCCGATGGGGAGGTTACCTCCCTGGCCAAGTATGAAAACACGTGCAGGTGATTTATTGCAGGTTATTGTAGACGCAGCTAACGTGGCCCATCACGGGAAGATGGAGGGTAAGCCCAGCCTAGACCGTATACTGCAGGCGGTGGGAGCCCTGGAGAAGATGGGCTTTCAGCCGGTTCTCATAGCCGATGCCTCCCTGAGACACGAGATTGACCAGAAGGATGATTATCTGAAACTGGTGGAGGAAGGTAAGATCCAGGAGGTGCCCTCGGGGACCACGGCTGACCACCATATCCTGAAGAGGGCCGAGGAGGAGGATGCCAAGATCCTATCCAACGACGTCTTCCGGGAGTACAACGATGAATTCCAGGATATACAGAGCCGCCGGATACCCTTCACCTTCAAGGGGGACAACATACTGGTGGGCTCCGCTGCCAAGCCCAAGAAGATCAAGAACATCCTGCAGAAGATATCCACCCAGACCCTGAATGAATTCGAGAAGAAGGGTTATGACTCTTACCGATTGAAGAAGAATAAGAAACTTTCAGGGATAGCGGTGGCCAAGGAGGCCATTGACCGCATCACCAAAACCCGGGAGGAGGGTATTGACTCCAAACTGGAGAACGTGTTCATGAAGATACCCTTCTTTGAAAAGGTCCTGCACATGGTGGAGGATGCCGAGACCACCAGTGACTTCATCATCTTCGTCTTAGTCAGCCCCCGGGACTACCGGGATGCGGTGCGTAACGCGGGTAACATCGCCGTTACCGTGGGGGACCGACTGAAGATGGACCACGCACCCCTGGTGGCGGTGCGTAACGACCTGTTCACCAAGCCCGGCTCCTTTGAACTGAACATCATCTACTCCGATGAGATACTGGAGGAATCACCCTACCATGTGAACATCACCATCAACGACCATGATTATCCCTTCATTAAGAAAAACTCCCGAAACATAGCCAGCACGGTGGCCGCCCGGCTGGGCACCTGGAAGTTCCCCATAGTCTCGGTTAAGCCCAGTAT encodes:
- a CDS encoding flavodoxin family protein; the protein is MVKVMGMVGSPRAGGNTQKLVEVALEAAQEAGAATELLTLHDKEMEPCIACDICRETGECAIYDDVPGVLERMVEADAIIIGSPVYFGNVTGQLKILMDRSRPLRREFKLKNKVCGALAVGASRNGGQETTIQAIHHYLLIQDAILVGDGDPLAHYGGAGMGGPVGDTESDDPGLETSRNLGRRVAELARLLER
- a CDS encoding metallophosphoesterase family protein, which gives rise to MAYLAHISDLHVGSVDFREELLLQVVDDINSSNPDATIVTGDLTENGYYSEFLMAAEYLDMINSPMLVVPGNHDARHVGDQTFRELIRGRYSTLIRGMYSTLHVKSQDLQVIGLDSSEPDLDNGKVGRTQEKWMIEELHKANDRGLYRIIALHHHIIPVPHTGRERNVLSDAGDILLSMCRNHANLVLSGHKHIPHVWMVEDTAFATAGTVSSLKLRGKQLSSYNTVDIDDDYIEILLNSADGEVTSLAKYENTCR
- a CDS encoding NYN domain-containing protein produces the protein MQVIVDAANVAHHGKMEGKPSLDRILQAVGALEKMGFQPVLIADASLRHEIDQKDDYLKLVEEGKIQEVPSGTTADHHILKRAEEEDAKILSNDVFREYNDEFQDIQSRRIPFTFKGDNILVGSAAKPKKIKNILQKISTQTLNEFEKKGYDSYRLKKNKKLSGIAVAKEAIDRITKTREEGIDSKLENVFMKIPFFEKVLHMVEDAETTSDFIIFVLVSPRDYRDAVRNAGNIAVTVGDRLKMDHAPLVAVRNDLFTKPGSFELNIIYSDEILEESPYHVNITINDHDYPFIKKNSRNIASTVAARLGTWKFPIVSVKPSMLMEKPGNFEIHLEKGGRD
- a CDS encoding DUF2304 domain-containing protein → MEFHLYQYLGILVGVVAFLFTLSRFRKGKMSLGMLALWSGVWIIIILVSLNPDATSQLALATGIGRGLDVILILGLIGCYYLLFRIFNMMENLEEQMNYLIRELALQGGESGEKEDDED
- a CDS encoding glycosyltransferase, coding for MTMRVTVGIVARNEEEYLANTLKSLVDQDFPREEYEILVVDGDSQDRSREVARQVLEESGLQHAVYNEKDYGSSGLCFARNLVIDNSDPQARYIAYTDADCVVAPDWLRTLYQAVEDSGEDVAGAGGPRLIAPTENKKELVINAFITSLVASGGNPAFSQREVPYLESIPNYNAIYKKGLIKKFRYDESLVISDDHELNYRLHQAGYLFKYVPEARVYHRETDSVGQFTRNMFRYGFNMTSLLRKHRRFFKVKVLLTLTMLLYLVLLLPLYLLLGNLSLIPFLLYLAYAILAWGEVLIRTRTIYSFLVFLLMPLQHLAYAGGVIYNFLTPQRRV
- a CDS encoding nascent polypeptide-associated complex protein, whose product is MLPGAGMNPKQMKQMQRAMKQMGMDMKDMKGVEEVVIRLKDKELVIKNPKVNVMNFMGQNTYQVTGKTKEQLLEKELVIPDDDVDMVATQTGVTKEEARQALEETQGDLAEAIMKLSS
- the tgtA gene encoding tRNA guanosine(15) transglycosylase TgtA, whose product is MNFEIKYKDARARVGILTTDHGKIRTPALMPVVHPGRQTLPVKDYGAEIVITNAYLIYKNDELREQALKEGVHGLIDFPGPIVTDSGSFQLSTYGEVEVTNPEIIQFQEAIGTDIGTSLDIPTPPDVPRERAERDLEVTLERARESLQVREDLMMNSVVQGSTYPDLRSKCAQELAGMDFQVHPIGAVVPLMESYRYRELVEVVMASVEHLPDSRPRHLMGAGHPMVFALAVAMGCDLFDSAAYILYAQDDRLLMPNGTHKLENLVEMPCSCPVCTAYTPTDLRSMDGEERTLLLAQHNLAISFAEIRQIRQAIVEGSLWELVEQRCRAHPYLLDALRRLGTYSPLIEKYDPPYKKSAFFYSGTESLRRPEVYRHWEKVKKLPRKEAVLLLAPVTKPYSQNLTHYLGVGYRKGDCGGVIQGKVPLQLAVVDVPFGVIPLELDQVYPLAQNETPTIMDQEARHQVKMMVEEYLKGFETALVDCKLVKKYQLDLEEQVTVVDPLSLDTDDLERVRMIADYQFLPGAGVALFNGPVRVVKSRKTGKIRHLYQGEDLIATLRASDGVLVLAALGARKLHQHLPYPVNRVVVNEEAEPFAREGKSIFAKFVINCDIDIHAQEEVLIVNSEDELLAFGKSILNGREITDFQTGQAVKTRKGGL
- a CDS encoding tRNA (5-methylaminomethyl-2-thiouridine)(34)-methyltransferase MnmD, which translates into the protein MSTEFYPAITPPPRVLEALAHYFQEEREGDPTARQRAQVFLRDFLVETADGSYTLPSQRINDQQEHMHSIHGAVTEAREKFAVPSGLEGQDEVRVLDLCSGLGYNAAALLEQQPGRVEVDLVEYSPETLAAALLLPEPMPSHQLVKRAIEDHLRGVGYLRYQTQPPLPGNIKIRVHIGDARQLLPELTPPYQAVFLDPFSPSKSPELYSAEFLEQLSQLLSPTGRILTYTSAAPVRMALVMAGLELGEGPRVGRRGGTIASPTRSKLNPLSDDDERMVALSDAGVPYRDPELQDHPQNILERRKEERKRARNTSRLASTVRTPLYLNREVKNPKLKRRIEKQINNVGLAGLNSEEARYLVCPQYELCICHCGQGRYPGSRGRIVEMQRRLEELLTDR
- a CDS encoding glycosyltransferase family 2 protein → MRTDTKKGTTPADAFFQEHGPGIVVVLPAYNEDQTISGVLDDLLRLGVQLVVVNDGSQDDTHRIVQEYVKNYPGRVHLYRHLLNRGVGATLQTGLQAALLLRPRALVTFDADGQHHAQDLYGVVRPVVEGQADAVIGIRDFRKMPLHKKFGNTVMNLITLIFYGHQVVDSQSGFRAFTPQAVRMMDLHSSGYGICSEMVGEVFRHDLRLEEVPITTIFTDYSLSKGTDTKIGLKILIKLIRDVFK